The genomic stretch GTATCAGCCAGACCAAGCAGATACCATTCACCCGGGATTCCAAGCTCTTTATGTGAGGGAGGTTCTCTCTTTTTCAAAAAGCTCATAGTTAGTACAGCTTCAGCATATTCCTGAATTGCTTCCTGAAGAAGAGTGAAGGAATAATCGCCGGGTTCAAGCTCTGATAGTTTCTTCTCAGCCTGTTCAATTGCACTTTCAGCTGCCTCAAAGTTTGCTTTGTGCATCTCTCTTACAGCTTTTGTTGATGACCTTCTAATCCCTCTTGCCAGAAGAAATACCTTTTCCCTTCTGGCATCTCTTAAGTCCAGTTCATCCTTGATTTCTGAGACAAGATATCTTAATTTCATATTATCACCCTTTTGAAAGAAGAAAAACCTTGCTGTCCTTTGAACTGTCTTTAATGGTATAATCTGTGACTCTGCTCAGCCTATCAGAAAAGCTATTCACCTCTTCATAGCTCGGCATATGGCTTCTCTCTAATCTTTTTCTTGAGTAGCCAACATGCACATAGCCTTTGGCTTCAATAAAATCCGGCTCAGCCTTTTCTATCAGCTTTGAAAATAGCTCGGGTACCTCCAGATTGTAGCCTTTTACAAGGGTAATTCTTACTACTTTTCTTGTTTTTCTTGTGGAGAAGATTTCAAGGCTCTCATGTAGCCTTTCCCAGCCATCTTTAATTTTTGGTCTGTTCAGGCGCCTGTAAATCTCTTCGGTTGGAGAAATCAGGGAGATATAGAGGTTTGTCGGGTTTACCTCTTCCAGCCTCGTGGGATTCATTCCATTTGTAACAAGGAAGGTGCTCATCTTCCGTCTTTTATACTCCTCTATAAGCTCGCCTATATATGGGTAGTTGGTGGGTTCACCTGCCAGAGAAATAGCCACATGCGCTGGTGAATTTGCCTCTTTGAATTCCTGCTGTGTAACTCTTTCTTTCTCTCCGCCATAGCCACTTATGAGCTTTTTCTGAGCTTCCAGAGATGCTTCAACTATGTAGGAAGGTTCCTGCGGTTCTTTTATATCGTCTGTACCAAGTGTGTGTTCTACAGGACGCCAGCAGAACAGGCAGGAGTGCTGGCACCAGGCGAAGCTGGGGGTCATCTGAATGCATCTATGCGAAGAAATGCCGTAGAACTTTGCCTTGTAACAGGAGCGCTTTCTCATAAGTCTTTCTCTTGTCCAGTGGCAGATTTTAACTGCACTGTGAGTCCCTATAATACTGTAGCCCTGCTTTTCCAGTATTTCCTTTACATTCTCCATTGCCCAGGCAATGAAGTTTAACATTGGATACGAGGGCGGTGAAATAATAGCAGGCTGTAGTGTACTCTAAGCTGGAGTCTAACAATCTGAGTTGATTTTATTCTCCTTTATTCAGGAGTAAGACATATTTTTTGTTAAAGGGTAAAGGGTTTCTTTAAAGTATAGTGAATTAAAAATGTATGTCAAATCAAAAGTATCTACTAAATCACAAATCACATTACCAAAGAAATTAAGAGATGCCCTTGGCATCAGACATGGTGATGAAG from archaeon BMS3Bbin15 encodes the following:
- a CDS encoding wyosine base formation; the encoded protein is MLNFIAWAMENVKEILEKQGYSIIGTHSAVKICHWTRERLMRKRSCYKAKFYGISSHRCIQMTPSFAWCQHSCLFCWRPVEHTLGTDDIKEPQEPSYIVEASLEAQKKLISGYGGEKERVTQQEFKEANSPAHVAISLAGEPTNYPYIGELIEEYKRRKMSTFLVTNGMNPTRLEEVNPTNLYISLISPTEEIYRRLNRPKIKDGWERLHESLEIFSTRKTRKVVRITLVKGYNLEVPELFSKLIEKAEPDFIEAKGYVHVGYSRKRLERSHMPSYEEVNSFSDRLSRVTDYTIKDSSKDSKVFLLSKG
- a CDS encoding translin family protein codes for the protein MKLRYLVSEIKDELDLRDARREKVFLLARGIRRSSTKAVREMHKANFEAAESAIEQAEKKLSELEPGDYSFTLLQEAIQEYAEAVLTMSFLKKREPPSHKELGIPGEWYLLGLADTVGELRRHILDLIRLNRYSEVNHYLDLMDEITHEILTLDYPSAVLNIRRKQDISRNILERTFSDVVRAEKEIEVIRKLEELRY